GATGGCGCAATAGAGCAGGTAGCCGCCGGTGGTGTGAAGCACGCCCTTGGGCTTGCCGGTGGAACCCGAGGTATAGAGGATGAACAGCGGATCCTCGGCATCCATTTCCTCGGCCGGACAGTCGGCGGAGGCCTCGGCCACTTCCTCGTGGTACCAGACGTCACGTTCCGGATGCCAGTCCACATTGCCGCCGGTACGCTTGACGGTGAATACCGTGTGCACATCGGGGCATGCGTTGAGCGCCTTGTCGGCGTTGGCCTTGAGCGGCACGTGGCGCCCGCCGCGCACACCCTCGTCGGCGGTCACAACGACCCGGCAGTCCGAATCCAGAATGCGGTCCTTGAGCGATTCCGGCGAGAAGCCGCCGAAGACCACCGAATGCACCGCCCCGATGCGCGCACAGGCGAGCATGGCGATGCAGGCCTCGGGGATCATGGGCATGTAGATGCAGACACGGTCGCCCTTTTTCACTCCCCGCGATTTGAGCGCATTGGCGAACCTGCACACGGCTGTGTGGAGTTCGCGATAGCTCAGCGTCTTGTCCATGGCGGGATCGTCGCCTTCCCAGATCAGGGCGGTCTGGTTGCCGCGGCTGTCCAGGTGGCGGTCAAGGCAGTTGTAGCAGGCATTGAGCCTGCCGCCCTCGAACCAGCGGATATGCGCCTGGTGATAGTCCCATTCCAACACCTTGTCCCAGGGCTTGAACCAGGTCAGGAACTGTTCGGCCTGTTCGGACCAGAAGCCCTCGGGATCCTCGATCGAACGGCGGTACATGCTGTCGTACTGCGCCGTGTCGATCAGGGCGTTGGCCGCGAAGTCATCCGGAACGGGATGGACCTTGATATCCGACATAGAGCCTCCTGGTGCCGATGGGTTGCCTGCGCCGGCCGCTTGATCAGGGCGCGGCGGCCGCTTCCAGTCCCGCGCGCGACGGGCAGGCCACCATTCTAGCCCAGAGCGGCCGTACATGTGGAGTCATGGCGGTGAGGCTGCACGACAACGCGAACACGCAGCCGGAATAAAAACCGGCTGCCGGATCTCTAGTGAGGGAGTGCCGGCAACATCGAAAACAGATTCATCTACACCGCGTCAGGAGGAACGAGATCATGAAACACATCATTGCCGCCGTGCTGGCCGGCCTGTTGGGGATGCTTTCCACAGCAGGCCTGGCCGGGGACTATGAAAAGCAGAAGGTGGTCTATCACATCAATTATGATGATCCAAAGCTGCAGACAGCTGCCATGCGCAATATCCAGAACCACATCAATGCGGTTGGCGCTGAAAATCTGGATGTGCGTGTCGTGATGCACGGCAATGGCCTGAGTTTGCTGCTGACCCCCGAAGCCGGCGAACGGCTGGAAAAGTTCAGAATCGGCAACGCCGATCAGAAGATGGCAGCGCGTATCGATGGGCTGCGCGGCCAGGGGGTGAAATTCAACGTCTGCAACAACACCGTGCGCGGACGCAACGTGGATATTGCCGCCGATCTGCATTACGTCAACGAAGAGGATATCGTGCCCAGCGGCGTGGCCGAGGTATCACATCTGCAGCAACAGGGTTTTACCTATATCAAACCCTGAGCGGTGGGCTGCCGGTCCGACGCCCGGATCAGATCTGATCCGGCGCCGGCTTTGTCAGGATTCCCCTGAGCCTGTCCACCTGCCAGTGATTCAGGGCCCAGTCCCAGAAACTGCTCAGCGACGCTGCCCGCAGCCGCTCAGGCGGGCTGAGTTCCAGAAAGGCGGCGGCCCGCCACAGCATTTCCACGGGATCGGCGTCCTCCAGTCCCGGCGCATGGGTCTGTTTGCTCAGCTTGTCACCCGCGGCATTGACCGCGACGGGAACGTGCATGTAGTTGGGCCGCGGCAGGCCGAGTTGGGTCTGCAGCCAGCACTGGCGCGGCGTCGAGCCCAGCAGGTCACTGCCGCGCACCACATCGGTAATGCCCTGGTCGGCGTCGTCGATGACCACGGCGAGCTGGTAGGCAAACAGGCCATCGGCACGGCGGATGACGAAGTCACCCAACTCCCGGCCGAGGTTCTGGCAGATGCGCCCCTGCAGCCGGTCCTGCAGGCCGATTTCCGCATCCGCAACCCGCAGCCTCACCGCCCGCGGCCTTTTGCCTGACGGCAGGCCCTCGCGGCAGGTTCCCGGATAGATCGGCCCCTCGGCACCGAAACGGGCGTCCTGCAGGATGTCCTGTCGGCTGCAGCCGCAGTGAAAGGCCTGCCCGCCGGCGAGCAGCCGCTCGAGTTCCGCCTGATAGACCTCGCTGCGCCGGCTCTGATACCAGACCGGCCCGTCCCATTCGAAACCGAACCGGTCAAGGGTGTGCAGGATGCTGTCGGCCGCCCCCGGCATCTCG
This sequence is a window from Thiohalobacter thiocyanaticus. Protein-coding genes within it:
- a CDS encoding DsrE family protein, which encodes MKHIIAAVLAGLLGMLSTAGLAGDYEKQKVVYHINYDDPKLQTAAMRNIQNHINAVGAENLDVRVVMHGNGLSLLLTPEAGERLEKFRIGNADQKMAARIDGLRGQGVKFNVCNNTVRGRNVDIAADLHYVNEEDIVPSGVAEVSHLQQQGFTYIKP
- the gluQRS gene encoding tRNA glutamyl-Q(34) synthetase GluQRS encodes the protein MNHIPYRGRFAPSPTGPLHIGSLIAAMASYLDARSRSGHWLVRMEDLDPPREMPGAADSILHTLDRFGFEWDGPVWYQSRRSEVYQAELERLLAGGQAFHCGCSRQDILQDARFGAEGPIYPGTCREGLPSGKRPRAVRLRVADAEIGLQDRLQGRICQNLGRELGDFVIRRADGLFAYQLAVVIDDADQGITDVVRGSDLLGSTPRQCWLQTQLGLPRPNYMHVPVAVNAAGDKLSKQTHAPGLEDADPVEMLWRAAAFLELSPPERLRAASLSSFWDWALNHWQVDRLRGILTKPAPDQI